A genomic window from Thunnus maccoyii chromosome 2, fThuMac1.1, whole genome shotgun sequence includes:
- the pecam1b gene encoding platelet endothelial cell adhesion molecule isoform X5: MGLLLLLTSTLLSSYFHPWRVVDAQALFTIKGITLSIEPSDDVIRDTSVILKCQAVVSSSGQEPLSRHYTIYKDGEEVYTKTSSTSEDLLYRLPEARVSNTGKYKCQITIEDKKMISDFKRLTVTGLSVPEVHLNKAVISEGEEVTARCMAPGETGSIIFYFYEDSKEILEKKVNSNQTEVKHRFNSVGIHKVHCAYTVLVMPDSFKSKDSNTVPISVKEYPITLVLDISPTYKIYEGDRLDISCTIIKSQHSSQSIQLFLSQGTQLLRSESTKTKVSHNMTALAKNSGEFECRLVMGNVVKVATKTISVTELFSVPILTMSPAEVFEKEYMKLTCKSESFASEKLRREELIYSLDPSKNALSQNNGEFSGLALQHDLNYTCIARAKGIVKHSNTLTVRPKVPVSNPKISVVDKVVLKQPFKILCKSDNGSLPINYTLLKDKSQLSTISVKLPIQKALFTVTVTHTDEISKYTCEAKNSHKKSLVSEKLNATVIVPVSRPTLTVIPPLPEISEGDHLYLICGTQGTPPVTFKWYRVGNKQPLFTTTSNNNHTNYQVSGLTKQHSGTYYCEAVNHANNAVSSELVDIEVNLATWKKALIGGFCLLVVSVLVVVLVLCFRSKRGKREAAAELSVKPSSPKSDDSLRLNLTHDTEVYKAATDAAPHYDGMEGRVTNGTRDSVASLPADISNRSSYSIPATV, encoded by the exons ATGGGCCTCCTACTACTGCTCACCTCCACGCTCCTGTCCAGCT ACTTCCATCCATGGAGAGTGGTGGACGCGCAGGCAT TATTCACAATAAAAGGCATCACCCTATCCATCGAGCccagtgatgatgtcattcGAGACACCAGTGTGATACTGAAATGCCAGGCCGTTGTCAGCAGCTCAGGGCAGGAGCCACTGAGTCGTCATTACACCATATACAAGGACGGGGAAGAAGTCTACACCAAGACATCCAGCACCTCGGAGGATCTTCTGTACCGACTGCCCGAGGCCAGAGTCTCCAACACCGGCAAATATAAGTGCCAGATCACCATTGAGGACAAAAAGATGATCAGCGATTTTAAGAGACTCACAGTAACAG GCCTGTCAGTACCAGAGGTCCACCTTAACAAGGCTGTGATCAGTGAGGGGGAGGAGGTAACAGCCAGGTGCATGGCACCTGGTGAGACAGGCTCCATCATTTTCTACTTCTACGAAGACTCCAAAGAGATCTTGGAGAAGAAGGTCAACTCCAACCAGACTGAGGTGAAGCATCGCTTCAACAGCGTTGGCATCCACAAAGTTCACTGTGCCTACACTGTCCTCGTGATGCCAGACTCCTTCAAGTCCAAAGATAGCAACACTGTCCCCATTTCAGTCAAAG AGTATCCCATCACACTGGTTTTGGACATTTCCCCTACGTACAAGATCTATGAAGGAGACAGACTCGACATCTCGTGCACCATCATAAAGTCTCAGCATAGCTCTCAAAGTATCCAACTGTTCTTGAGCCAGGGGACCCAACTTCTCCGCAGTGAAAGCACTAAAACCAAAGTCAGCCACAACATGACCGCACTGGCAAAGAACTCAGGGGAGTTTGAGTGCAGATTAGTGATGGGAAATGTAGTGAAAGTTGCCACGAAGACGATTTCAGTGACAG AGCTGTTTTCAGTGCCCATTCTCACCATGTCTCCTGCTGAAGTCTTTGAAAAGGAATATATGAAACTAACCTGCAAAAGTGAAAGCTTTGCCTCTGAAAAACTCCGCAGGGAAGAGTTGATATACTCTCTGGATCCATCCAAAAACGCACTGAGCCAAAACAATGGGGAATTTTCTGGCTTGGCCCTGCAGCATGATTTGAACTATACCTGCATAGCTCGAGCCAAGGGCATCGTGAAACACAGTAACACCCTGACTGTTCGTCCTAAAG tTCCTGTCTCCAATCCAAAGATCTCGGTGGTTGACAAGGTGGTCCTCAAACAGCCCTTCAAGATACTCTGTAAGTCGGACAATGGCAGCCTGCCAATAAACTACACCTTGCTGAAGGACAAAAGCCAACTGAGCACCATCAGCGTCAAGCTGCCCATTCAAAAAGCGCTCTTCACAGTCACCGTCACCCATACTGATGAAATAAGCAAGTATACGTGCGAGGCAAAGAATAGTCACAAGAAAAGCCTGGTCAGTGAAAAACTCAACGCTACTGTCATAG tgcCTGTTTCGAGGCCGACTCTGACCGTCATCCCCCCCTTGCCCGAAATCTCTGAGGGAGATCATCTTTATTTGATATGTGGTACCCAAGGCACCCCGCCGGTAACCTTTAAGTGGTACCGTGTTGGAAACAAACAGCCGCTGTTCACCACCACCTCCAACAACAATCACACAAACTACCAGGTCTCCGGGTTGACCAAACAGCACAGCGGCACCTACTACTGTGAGGCCGTCAACCACGCCAACAATGCTGTCAGCAGCGAGTTGGTCGACATAGAGG tTAACCTGGCAACGTGGAAGAAAGCTTTGATCGGGGGGTTCTGTCTGCTGGTGGTCTCGGTGCTGGTGGTGGTACTTGTGCTGTGCTTCAGATCcaagagag GTAAAAGAGAAGCAGCTGCTGAATTGTCAGT AAAGCCTTCGAGCCCTAAATCAGATGACTCTTTAAGATTGAATCTAACCCACGACACAGAGGTTTATAAAGCAGCCACAG ACGCAGCGCCGCACTATGATGGCATGGAGGGGAGAGTGACCAATGGGACGCGAGATAGCGTGGCGTCGCTTCCCGCTGACATCAGCAACAGGAGCAGCTACAGTATCCCAGCCACAGTGTAG
- the pecam1b gene encoding platelet endothelial cell adhesion molecule isoform X8 — protein sequence MGLLLLLTSTLLSSYFHPWRVVDAQALFTIKGITLSIEPSDDVIRDTSVILKCQAVVSSSGQEPLSRHYTIYKDGEEVYTKTSSTSEDLLYRLPEARVSNTGKYKCQITIEDKKMISDFKRLTVTGLSVPEVHLNKAVISEGEEVTARCMAPGETGSIIFYFYEDSKEILEKKVNSNQTEVKHRFNSVGIHKVHCAYTVLVMPDSFKSKDSNTVPISVKEYPITLVLDISPTYKIYEGDRLDISCTIIKSQHSSQSIQLFLSQGTQLLRSESTKTKVSHNMTALAKNSGEFECRLVMGNVVKVATKTISVTELFSVPILTMSPAEVFEKEYMKLTCKSESFASEKLRREELIYSLDPSKNALSQNNGEFSGLALQHDLNYTCIARAKGIVKHSNTLTVRPKVPVSNPKISVVDKVVLKQPFKILCKSDNGSLPINYTLLKDKSQLSTISVKLPIQKALFTVTVTHTDEISKYTCEAKNSHKKSLVSEKLNATVIVPVSRPTLTVIPPLPEISEGDHLYLICGTQGTPPVTFKWYRVGNKQPLFTTTSNNNHTNYQVSGLTKQHSGTYYCEAVNHANNAVSSELVDIEVNLATWKKALIGGFCLLVVSVLVVVLVLCFRSKRDAAPHYDGMEGRVTNGTRDSVASLPADISNRSSYSIPATV from the exons ATGGGCCTCCTACTACTGCTCACCTCCACGCTCCTGTCCAGCT ACTTCCATCCATGGAGAGTGGTGGACGCGCAGGCAT TATTCACAATAAAAGGCATCACCCTATCCATCGAGCccagtgatgatgtcattcGAGACACCAGTGTGATACTGAAATGCCAGGCCGTTGTCAGCAGCTCAGGGCAGGAGCCACTGAGTCGTCATTACACCATATACAAGGACGGGGAAGAAGTCTACACCAAGACATCCAGCACCTCGGAGGATCTTCTGTACCGACTGCCCGAGGCCAGAGTCTCCAACACCGGCAAATATAAGTGCCAGATCACCATTGAGGACAAAAAGATGATCAGCGATTTTAAGAGACTCACAGTAACAG GCCTGTCAGTACCAGAGGTCCACCTTAACAAGGCTGTGATCAGTGAGGGGGAGGAGGTAACAGCCAGGTGCATGGCACCTGGTGAGACAGGCTCCATCATTTTCTACTTCTACGAAGACTCCAAAGAGATCTTGGAGAAGAAGGTCAACTCCAACCAGACTGAGGTGAAGCATCGCTTCAACAGCGTTGGCATCCACAAAGTTCACTGTGCCTACACTGTCCTCGTGATGCCAGACTCCTTCAAGTCCAAAGATAGCAACACTGTCCCCATTTCAGTCAAAG AGTATCCCATCACACTGGTTTTGGACATTTCCCCTACGTACAAGATCTATGAAGGAGACAGACTCGACATCTCGTGCACCATCATAAAGTCTCAGCATAGCTCTCAAAGTATCCAACTGTTCTTGAGCCAGGGGACCCAACTTCTCCGCAGTGAAAGCACTAAAACCAAAGTCAGCCACAACATGACCGCACTGGCAAAGAACTCAGGGGAGTTTGAGTGCAGATTAGTGATGGGAAATGTAGTGAAAGTTGCCACGAAGACGATTTCAGTGACAG AGCTGTTTTCAGTGCCCATTCTCACCATGTCTCCTGCTGAAGTCTTTGAAAAGGAATATATGAAACTAACCTGCAAAAGTGAAAGCTTTGCCTCTGAAAAACTCCGCAGGGAAGAGTTGATATACTCTCTGGATCCATCCAAAAACGCACTGAGCCAAAACAATGGGGAATTTTCTGGCTTGGCCCTGCAGCATGATTTGAACTATACCTGCATAGCTCGAGCCAAGGGCATCGTGAAACACAGTAACACCCTGACTGTTCGTCCTAAAG tTCCTGTCTCCAATCCAAAGATCTCGGTGGTTGACAAGGTGGTCCTCAAACAGCCCTTCAAGATACTCTGTAAGTCGGACAATGGCAGCCTGCCAATAAACTACACCTTGCTGAAGGACAAAAGCCAACTGAGCACCATCAGCGTCAAGCTGCCCATTCAAAAAGCGCTCTTCACAGTCACCGTCACCCATACTGATGAAATAAGCAAGTATACGTGCGAGGCAAAGAATAGTCACAAGAAAAGCCTGGTCAGTGAAAAACTCAACGCTACTGTCATAG tgcCTGTTTCGAGGCCGACTCTGACCGTCATCCCCCCCTTGCCCGAAATCTCTGAGGGAGATCATCTTTATTTGATATGTGGTACCCAAGGCACCCCGCCGGTAACCTTTAAGTGGTACCGTGTTGGAAACAAACAGCCGCTGTTCACCACCACCTCCAACAACAATCACACAAACTACCAGGTCTCCGGGTTGACCAAACAGCACAGCGGCACCTACTACTGTGAGGCCGTCAACCACGCCAACAATGCTGTCAGCAGCGAGTTGGTCGACATAGAGG tTAACCTGGCAACGTGGAAGAAAGCTTTGATCGGGGGGTTCTGTCTGCTGGTGGTCTCGGTGCTGGTGGTGGTACTTGTGCTGTGCTTCAGATCcaagagag ACGCAGCGCCGCACTATGATGGCATGGAGGGGAGAGTGACCAATGGGACGCGAGATAGCGTGGCGTCGCTTCCCGCTGACATCAGCAACAGGAGCAGCTACAGTATCCCAGCCACAGTGTAG
- the pecam1b gene encoding platelet endothelial cell adhesion molecule isoform X12 has product MGLLLLLTSTLLSSYFHPWRVVDAQALFTIKGITLSIEPSDDVIRDTSVILKCQAVVSSSGQEPLSRHYTIYKDGEEVYTKTSSTSEDLLYRLPEARVSNTGKYKCQITIEDKKMISDFKRLTVTGLSVPEVHLNKAVISEGEEVTARCMAPGETGSIIFYFYEDSKEILEKKVNSNQTEVKHRFNSVGIHKVHCAYTVLVMPDSFKSKDSNTVPISVKEYPITLVLDISPTYKIYEGDRLDISCTIIKSQHSSQSIQLFLSQGTQLLRSESTKTKVSHNMTALAKNSGEFECRLVMGNVVKVATKTISVTELFSVPILTMSPAEVFEKEYMKLTCKSESFASEKLRREELIYSLDPSKNALSQNNGEFSGLALQHDLNYTCIARAKGIVKHSNTLTVRPKVPVSNPKISVVDKVVLKQPFKILCKSDNGSLPINYTLLKDKSQLSTISVKLPIQKALFTVTVTHTDEISKYTCEAKNSHKKSLVSEKLNATVIVPVSRPTLTVIPPLPEISEGDHLYLICGTQGTPPVTFKWYRVGNKQPLFTTTSNNNHTNYQVSGLTKQHSGTYYCEAVNHANNAVSSELVDIEVNLATWKKALIGGFCLLVVSVLVVVLVLCFRSKRGKREAAAELSVRSAAL; this is encoded by the exons ATGGGCCTCCTACTACTGCTCACCTCCACGCTCCTGTCCAGCT ACTTCCATCCATGGAGAGTGGTGGACGCGCAGGCAT TATTCACAATAAAAGGCATCACCCTATCCATCGAGCccagtgatgatgtcattcGAGACACCAGTGTGATACTGAAATGCCAGGCCGTTGTCAGCAGCTCAGGGCAGGAGCCACTGAGTCGTCATTACACCATATACAAGGACGGGGAAGAAGTCTACACCAAGACATCCAGCACCTCGGAGGATCTTCTGTACCGACTGCCCGAGGCCAGAGTCTCCAACACCGGCAAATATAAGTGCCAGATCACCATTGAGGACAAAAAGATGATCAGCGATTTTAAGAGACTCACAGTAACAG GCCTGTCAGTACCAGAGGTCCACCTTAACAAGGCTGTGATCAGTGAGGGGGAGGAGGTAACAGCCAGGTGCATGGCACCTGGTGAGACAGGCTCCATCATTTTCTACTTCTACGAAGACTCCAAAGAGATCTTGGAGAAGAAGGTCAACTCCAACCAGACTGAGGTGAAGCATCGCTTCAACAGCGTTGGCATCCACAAAGTTCACTGTGCCTACACTGTCCTCGTGATGCCAGACTCCTTCAAGTCCAAAGATAGCAACACTGTCCCCATTTCAGTCAAAG AGTATCCCATCACACTGGTTTTGGACATTTCCCCTACGTACAAGATCTATGAAGGAGACAGACTCGACATCTCGTGCACCATCATAAAGTCTCAGCATAGCTCTCAAAGTATCCAACTGTTCTTGAGCCAGGGGACCCAACTTCTCCGCAGTGAAAGCACTAAAACCAAAGTCAGCCACAACATGACCGCACTGGCAAAGAACTCAGGGGAGTTTGAGTGCAGATTAGTGATGGGAAATGTAGTGAAAGTTGCCACGAAGACGATTTCAGTGACAG AGCTGTTTTCAGTGCCCATTCTCACCATGTCTCCTGCTGAAGTCTTTGAAAAGGAATATATGAAACTAACCTGCAAAAGTGAAAGCTTTGCCTCTGAAAAACTCCGCAGGGAAGAGTTGATATACTCTCTGGATCCATCCAAAAACGCACTGAGCCAAAACAATGGGGAATTTTCTGGCTTGGCCCTGCAGCATGATTTGAACTATACCTGCATAGCTCGAGCCAAGGGCATCGTGAAACACAGTAACACCCTGACTGTTCGTCCTAAAG tTCCTGTCTCCAATCCAAAGATCTCGGTGGTTGACAAGGTGGTCCTCAAACAGCCCTTCAAGATACTCTGTAAGTCGGACAATGGCAGCCTGCCAATAAACTACACCTTGCTGAAGGACAAAAGCCAACTGAGCACCATCAGCGTCAAGCTGCCCATTCAAAAAGCGCTCTTCACAGTCACCGTCACCCATACTGATGAAATAAGCAAGTATACGTGCGAGGCAAAGAATAGTCACAAGAAAAGCCTGGTCAGTGAAAAACTCAACGCTACTGTCATAG tgcCTGTTTCGAGGCCGACTCTGACCGTCATCCCCCCCTTGCCCGAAATCTCTGAGGGAGATCATCTTTATTTGATATGTGGTACCCAAGGCACCCCGCCGGTAACCTTTAAGTGGTACCGTGTTGGAAACAAACAGCCGCTGTTCACCACCACCTCCAACAACAATCACACAAACTACCAGGTCTCCGGGTTGACCAAACAGCACAGCGGCACCTACTACTGTGAGGCCGTCAACCACGCCAACAATGCTGTCAGCAGCGAGTTGGTCGACATAGAGG tTAACCTGGCAACGTGGAAGAAAGCTTTGATCGGGGGGTTCTGTCTGCTGGTGGTCTCGGTGCTGGTGGTGGTACTTGTGCTGTGCTTCAGATCcaagagag GTAAAAGAGAAGCAGCTGCTGAATTGTCAGT ACGCAGCGCCGCACTATGA
- the pecam1b gene encoding platelet endothelial cell adhesion molecule isoform X6 — MGLLLLLTSTLLSSYFHPWRVVDAQALFTIKGITLSIEPSDDVIRDTSVILKCQAVVSSSGQEPLSRHYTIYKDGEEVYTKTSSTSEDLLYRLPEARVSNTGKYKCQITIEDKKMISDFKRLTVTGLSVPEVHLNKAVISEGEEVTARCMAPGETGSIIFYFYEDSKEILEKKVNSNQTEVKHRFNSVGIHKVHCAYTVLVMPDSFKSKDSNTVPISVKEYPITLVLDISPTYKIYEGDRLDISCTIIKSQHSSQSIQLFLSQGTQLLRSESTKTKVSHNMTALAKNSGEFECRLVMGNVVKVATKTISVTELFSVPILTMSPAEVFEKEYMKLTCKSESFASEKLRREELIYSLDPSKNALSQNNGEFSGLALQHDLNYTCIARAKGIVKHSNTLTVRPKVPVSNPKISVVDKVVLKQPFKILCKSDNGSLPINYTLLKDKSQLSTISVKLPIQKALFTVTVTHTDEISKYTCEAKNSHKKSLVSEKLNATVIVPVSRPTLTVIPPLPEISEGDHLYLICGTQGTPPVTFKWYRVGNKQPLFTTTSNNNHTNYQVSGLTKQHSGTYYCEAVNHANNAVSSELVDIEVNLATWKKALIGGFCLLVVSVLVVVLVLCFRSKRGKREAAAELSVKPSSPKSDDSLRLNLTHDTEVYKAATGRRSRMLLEHSCSRK; from the exons ATGGGCCTCCTACTACTGCTCACCTCCACGCTCCTGTCCAGCT ACTTCCATCCATGGAGAGTGGTGGACGCGCAGGCAT TATTCACAATAAAAGGCATCACCCTATCCATCGAGCccagtgatgatgtcattcGAGACACCAGTGTGATACTGAAATGCCAGGCCGTTGTCAGCAGCTCAGGGCAGGAGCCACTGAGTCGTCATTACACCATATACAAGGACGGGGAAGAAGTCTACACCAAGACATCCAGCACCTCGGAGGATCTTCTGTACCGACTGCCCGAGGCCAGAGTCTCCAACACCGGCAAATATAAGTGCCAGATCACCATTGAGGACAAAAAGATGATCAGCGATTTTAAGAGACTCACAGTAACAG GCCTGTCAGTACCAGAGGTCCACCTTAACAAGGCTGTGATCAGTGAGGGGGAGGAGGTAACAGCCAGGTGCATGGCACCTGGTGAGACAGGCTCCATCATTTTCTACTTCTACGAAGACTCCAAAGAGATCTTGGAGAAGAAGGTCAACTCCAACCAGACTGAGGTGAAGCATCGCTTCAACAGCGTTGGCATCCACAAAGTTCACTGTGCCTACACTGTCCTCGTGATGCCAGACTCCTTCAAGTCCAAAGATAGCAACACTGTCCCCATTTCAGTCAAAG AGTATCCCATCACACTGGTTTTGGACATTTCCCCTACGTACAAGATCTATGAAGGAGACAGACTCGACATCTCGTGCACCATCATAAAGTCTCAGCATAGCTCTCAAAGTATCCAACTGTTCTTGAGCCAGGGGACCCAACTTCTCCGCAGTGAAAGCACTAAAACCAAAGTCAGCCACAACATGACCGCACTGGCAAAGAACTCAGGGGAGTTTGAGTGCAGATTAGTGATGGGAAATGTAGTGAAAGTTGCCACGAAGACGATTTCAGTGACAG AGCTGTTTTCAGTGCCCATTCTCACCATGTCTCCTGCTGAAGTCTTTGAAAAGGAATATATGAAACTAACCTGCAAAAGTGAAAGCTTTGCCTCTGAAAAACTCCGCAGGGAAGAGTTGATATACTCTCTGGATCCATCCAAAAACGCACTGAGCCAAAACAATGGGGAATTTTCTGGCTTGGCCCTGCAGCATGATTTGAACTATACCTGCATAGCTCGAGCCAAGGGCATCGTGAAACACAGTAACACCCTGACTGTTCGTCCTAAAG tTCCTGTCTCCAATCCAAAGATCTCGGTGGTTGACAAGGTGGTCCTCAAACAGCCCTTCAAGATACTCTGTAAGTCGGACAATGGCAGCCTGCCAATAAACTACACCTTGCTGAAGGACAAAAGCCAACTGAGCACCATCAGCGTCAAGCTGCCCATTCAAAAAGCGCTCTTCACAGTCACCGTCACCCATACTGATGAAATAAGCAAGTATACGTGCGAGGCAAAGAATAGTCACAAGAAAAGCCTGGTCAGTGAAAAACTCAACGCTACTGTCATAG tgcCTGTTTCGAGGCCGACTCTGACCGTCATCCCCCCCTTGCCCGAAATCTCTGAGGGAGATCATCTTTATTTGATATGTGGTACCCAAGGCACCCCGCCGGTAACCTTTAAGTGGTACCGTGTTGGAAACAAACAGCCGCTGTTCACCACCACCTCCAACAACAATCACACAAACTACCAGGTCTCCGGGTTGACCAAACAGCACAGCGGCACCTACTACTGTGAGGCCGTCAACCACGCCAACAATGCTGTCAGCAGCGAGTTGGTCGACATAGAGG tTAACCTGGCAACGTGGAAGAAAGCTTTGATCGGGGGGTTCTGTCTGCTGGTGGTCTCGGTGCTGGTGGTGGTACTTGTGCTGTGCTTCAGATCcaagagag GTAAAAGAGAAGCAGCTGCTGAATTGTCAGT AAAGCCTTCGAGCCCTAAATCAGATGACTCTTTAAGATTGAATCTAACCCACGACACAGAGGTTTATAAAGCAGCCACAG GCAGGAGAAGTAGGATGTTGTTAGAACACAGTTGCAGTAGGAAGTAA
- the pecam1b gene encoding platelet endothelial cell adhesion molecule isoform X10, with translation MGLLLLLTSTLLSSYFHPWRVVDAQALFTIKGITLSIEPSDDVIRDTSVILKCQAVVSSSGQEPLSRHYTIYKDGEEVYTKTSSTSEDLLYRLPEARVSNTGKYKCQITIEDKKMISDFKRLTVTGLSVPEVHLNKAVISEGEEVTARCMAPGETGSIIFYFYEDSKEILEKKVNSNQTEVKHRFNSVGIHKVHCAYTVLVMPDSFKSKDSNTVPISVKEYPITLVLDISPTYKIYEGDRLDISCTIIKSQHSSQSIQLFLSQGTQLLRSESTKTKVSHNMTALAKNSGEFECRLVMGNVVKVATKTISVTELFSVPILTMSPAEVFEKEYMKLTCKSESFASEKLRREELIYSLDPSKNALSQNNGEFSGLALQHDLNYTCIARAKGIVKHSNTLTVRPKVPVSNPKISVVDKVVLKQPFKILCKSDNGSLPINYTLLKDKSQLSTISVKLPIQKALFTVTVTHTDEISKYTCEAKNSHKKSLVSEKLNATVIVPVSRPTLTVIPPLPEISEGDHLYLICGTQGTPPVTFKWYRVGNKQPLFTTTSNNNHTNYQVSGLTKQHSGTYYCEAVNHANNAVSSELVDIEVNLATWKKALIGGFCLLVVSVLVVVLVLCFRSKRGKREAAAELSVRSRMLLEHSCSRK, from the exons ATGGGCCTCCTACTACTGCTCACCTCCACGCTCCTGTCCAGCT ACTTCCATCCATGGAGAGTGGTGGACGCGCAGGCAT TATTCACAATAAAAGGCATCACCCTATCCATCGAGCccagtgatgatgtcattcGAGACACCAGTGTGATACTGAAATGCCAGGCCGTTGTCAGCAGCTCAGGGCAGGAGCCACTGAGTCGTCATTACACCATATACAAGGACGGGGAAGAAGTCTACACCAAGACATCCAGCACCTCGGAGGATCTTCTGTACCGACTGCCCGAGGCCAGAGTCTCCAACACCGGCAAATATAAGTGCCAGATCACCATTGAGGACAAAAAGATGATCAGCGATTTTAAGAGACTCACAGTAACAG GCCTGTCAGTACCAGAGGTCCACCTTAACAAGGCTGTGATCAGTGAGGGGGAGGAGGTAACAGCCAGGTGCATGGCACCTGGTGAGACAGGCTCCATCATTTTCTACTTCTACGAAGACTCCAAAGAGATCTTGGAGAAGAAGGTCAACTCCAACCAGACTGAGGTGAAGCATCGCTTCAACAGCGTTGGCATCCACAAAGTTCACTGTGCCTACACTGTCCTCGTGATGCCAGACTCCTTCAAGTCCAAAGATAGCAACACTGTCCCCATTTCAGTCAAAG AGTATCCCATCACACTGGTTTTGGACATTTCCCCTACGTACAAGATCTATGAAGGAGACAGACTCGACATCTCGTGCACCATCATAAAGTCTCAGCATAGCTCTCAAAGTATCCAACTGTTCTTGAGCCAGGGGACCCAACTTCTCCGCAGTGAAAGCACTAAAACCAAAGTCAGCCACAACATGACCGCACTGGCAAAGAACTCAGGGGAGTTTGAGTGCAGATTAGTGATGGGAAATGTAGTGAAAGTTGCCACGAAGACGATTTCAGTGACAG AGCTGTTTTCAGTGCCCATTCTCACCATGTCTCCTGCTGAAGTCTTTGAAAAGGAATATATGAAACTAACCTGCAAAAGTGAAAGCTTTGCCTCTGAAAAACTCCGCAGGGAAGAGTTGATATACTCTCTGGATCCATCCAAAAACGCACTGAGCCAAAACAATGGGGAATTTTCTGGCTTGGCCCTGCAGCATGATTTGAACTATACCTGCATAGCTCGAGCCAAGGGCATCGTGAAACACAGTAACACCCTGACTGTTCGTCCTAAAG tTCCTGTCTCCAATCCAAAGATCTCGGTGGTTGACAAGGTGGTCCTCAAACAGCCCTTCAAGATACTCTGTAAGTCGGACAATGGCAGCCTGCCAATAAACTACACCTTGCTGAAGGACAAAAGCCAACTGAGCACCATCAGCGTCAAGCTGCCCATTCAAAAAGCGCTCTTCACAGTCACCGTCACCCATACTGATGAAATAAGCAAGTATACGTGCGAGGCAAAGAATAGTCACAAGAAAAGCCTGGTCAGTGAAAAACTCAACGCTACTGTCATAG tgcCTGTTTCGAGGCCGACTCTGACCGTCATCCCCCCCTTGCCCGAAATCTCTGAGGGAGATCATCTTTATTTGATATGTGGTACCCAAGGCACCCCGCCGGTAACCTTTAAGTGGTACCGTGTTGGAAACAAACAGCCGCTGTTCACCACCACCTCCAACAACAATCACACAAACTACCAGGTCTCCGGGTTGACCAAACAGCACAGCGGCACCTACTACTGTGAGGCCGTCAACCACGCCAACAATGCTGTCAGCAGCGAGTTGGTCGACATAGAGG tTAACCTGGCAACGTGGAAGAAAGCTTTGATCGGGGGGTTCTGTCTGCTGGTGGTCTCGGTGCTGGTGGTGGTACTTGTGCTGTGCTTCAGATCcaagagag GTAAAAGAGAAGCAGCTGCTGAATTGTCAGT GAGAAGTAGGATGTTGTTAGAACACAGTTGCAGTAGGAAGTAA